From the Candidatus Cloacimonadota bacterium genome, the window AGAAAACAAAAAATCATCAGAATATCAATGTGATAAATCAACGCATTGACCAGCCATTTGAACTTGATAAAAAATTCGATAAAGTTTTTGTTTCCTTTGTGTTTCACGGTTTTCCTTTTGAAGTTCAGAAAAATATTATCCAAAATGCTTTCAACGCTTTGAATGAAAATGGCGAATTTATTATTCTTGATTTCAATGAATTTGTTACTGATGAAACACCATTCTATTTCAGAATTCCATTTAAAATAATCGAATGTAAATATGCTTTTGACTATGTGGAACGGGATTGGAAGCCTATCTTGTCTGAGTTTGGTTTTGGTGAATTCAGGGAGAAAACATTTTTAAAGAAACATATTCGTTTATTGAAAGCAAAGAAAGGAGCAATAAAATGAAACTTTTAATGATCTATTCCGAAAAATTTGCCTATAAAACCAACATCAAAAATCTGGAATCTGTGGAAAAATATGAGAAGGAAAAACAGATTGAAAATACACTTGTAGGATTTATTCAGGTGGAGCAAAAAGACGAAGAAGATATTTCAAAAGTGGAAACCAAAATGATCAAAAACCTGAA encodes:
- a CDS encoding class I SAM-dependent methyltransferase, translating into MKKNKIYPDSKVELQEITAKFYDSILNFATFGGYSLFIKKAIKSINLIQNDKVVDFGAGTGRNALLMNKYLSGKSEILGLEISESMIKQFKKKTKNHQNINVINQRIDQPFELDKKFDKVFVSFVFHGFPFEVQKNIIQNAFNALNENGEFIILDFNEFVTDETPFYFRIPFKIIECKYAFDYVERDWKPILSEFGFGEFREKTFLKKHIRLLKAKKGAIK